In a single window of the Eleginops maclovinus isolate JMC-PN-2008 ecotype Puerto Natales chromosome 6, JC_Emac_rtc_rv5, whole genome shotgun sequence genome:
- the LOC134866489 gene encoding leucine-rich repeat-containing protein 30-like, with product MGGKQSRGFSSKELNEVSDRQRSKSTSRDDQPSLSSAAERFRRHTTVHFGYNTLSLAMRALVETPSELWELRELQKLNLSMNCLSSLPPALGALDNLVILNLWGNNLSSLPVEISLLKKLRVLFACRNCLTEVPEELGRCTRLEVLSLANNQITTLPNSLGAMHNLTKLNLSHNRIAHIPTCVYSLKGLVFLHLACNRLETIADQVQDLVNLKILIVEGNSIHTLPKTLCFLESLELLNVDFNDLQNVPMELYLLSRLGRLACHPLDKGLHIIHNPLLKPIKEVLQGGLSALYNYLKPT from the coding sequence ATGGGTGGGAAGCAATCTCGCGGTTTCTCCAGCAAGGAGCTGAATGAGGTGAGTGATCGTCAACGAAGCAAAAGCACTTCCAGAGATGACCAGCCCAGCCTGTCCTCAGCTGCTGAGAGGTTCCGCAGACACACCACGGTGCACTTTGGCTACAACACCCTCAGCTTGGCCATGCGGGCGCTTGTCGAGACACCCTCTGAGCTGTGGGAGCTCCGGGAACTGCAGAAGCTAAACTTGTCCATGAACTGCCTGAGCTCTCTGCCCCCTGCCCTGGGAGCTCTGGACAATCTTGTGATCCTCAACTTGTGGGGGAACAACCTGTCCAGCCTGCCGGTGGAGATCAGCCTCCTGAAGAAGCTGCGCGTGCTCTTCGCCTGTCGAAACTGCCTGACCGAAGTCCCAGAGGAGCTGGGGCGCTGCACCCGCCTGGAGGTGCTCAGCCTGGCCAACAACCAGATCACAACCCTCCCCAACAGCTTGGGGGCCATGCACAATCTGACCAAACTCAACCTCAGCCACAACCGCATCGCTCACATCCCCACCTGCGTCTACAGCTTGAAGGGCCTGGTCTTTCTTCACCTGGCTTGCAACCGCCTGGAGACCATCGCGGACCAGGTCCAGGACTTAGTTAATCTGAAGATCCTCATCGTGGAGGGGAACAGTATACACACGCTGCCTAAGACACTGTGCTTCCTGGAGTCTTTAGAACTCCTCAATGTTGACTTCAATGACCTGCAAAATGTGCCCATGGAATTGTACCTACTCAGCAGACTCGGGAGGTTGGCCTGCCACCCGCTGGATAAAGGACTTCATATTATCCACAACCCCCTCCTCAAGCCTATCAAGGAGGTGCTGCAAGGAGGTCTCAGTGCCCTCTATAACTACCTCAAGCCCACGTGA